Proteins co-encoded in one Setaria viridis chromosome 9, Setaria_viridis_v4.0, whole genome shotgun sequence genomic window:
- the LOC117836729 gene encoding uncharacterized protein, with the protein MPTKGQFSSERNVKIISGRDGQKKGNSQHDQIAHVPKDRVTAANGNVDGKIEDRIRVAKNDKFRRQRESWSGEKAACMKGSKPWPGRKTTTVDELVKHMSNVPSYLQRKETADHLQDKALNVGVLEWGLLANWSQQQKHELARSHGASPSNTSRSVLFSSPSHSSASPSSRSLESNQSTPMSDHHHSSIRAQQSRLSDKQHGTARYSPSPNSAVLSLLPGHGKHLSPENSCNYVGSGLRNVSLPADSLGSSSRSFGRHEMGEDEETRRKIEDVVHHCSRRLFTDSDKIGKNFFTSNNNDSMCNDPEQSSVLNGENFESLISDAVMDTPRNGSRLPDVFLEDIEPSHEFPRIPYSCPLPIIDSAAKEIGTTSTEARDNFVGTDAKLSKNGNRNRSAMSGAENPPQCSAKFSDRVPDRHLGSGMNRVSRSSSLKETPCARQPDAVPSVDKIGDRSSSNSKGRRSPLRRMLDPILKPRHSSPVRPSFVPKCHLPVNTTKQSLDMGRSVPQNVQRRSVDMVVNSNYPTEANINQPPHVLLNSARYLQQEKDSPTTRQALLQLAWKNGLPLFMLSYGESDILAATVRKKSISEKDDLESTYAVFTVEEPKKKSGAWIKAGGKNKKHHLLSSIVGELKVTRRKSRCHHTKNIHVHREFVLVGSEFLPSSEESGDSHISGELAAFISALPQQEAETSSQSSSQNVGQNNSAPIGCGCPPLGNFQPCTRNANSGSANVIAVLPDGFHGTSTSGQPLPLIERWKSGGTCDCGGWDEGCILSVLTGAAPENDAIQANQAMDGSQRFELLAQGRSREDRNAFSMISFKEGLYTVEFRSSIALLQAFAMCIVMLHGRFPSRMQVASQAAQEHDLLANHELKTMAASQGRAPTSYVPHRPPLSPVGRA; encoded by the exons ATGCCAACGAAAGGACAGTTTAGCAGCGAAAGGAATGTGAAGATCATATCAGGTCGTGATGGACAAAAGAAGGGAAATTCACAGCATGACCAAATTGCGCACGTGCCGAAGGACAGGGTCACAGCAGCCAATGGAAATGTAGATGGAAAAATTGAAGATAGAATCAGAGTTGCAAAGAATGATAAGTTCCGAAGGCAACGGGAGTCTTGGAGTGGGGAAAAGGCTGCATGCATGAAGGGCTCAAAACCATGGCCTGGTCGAAAGACGACTACTGTTGATGAACTTGTCAAGCATATGTCAAATGTTCCTTCTTATTTACAGCGTAAAGAGACAGCTGACCATCTTCAAGACAAGGCATTGAATGTTGGAGTTCTTGAGTGGGGCCTTCTGGCTAACTGGTCTCAGCAACAAAAGCATGAGCTCGCTAGAAGCCATGGAGCCTCTCCATCTAATACTAGTAGGTCTGTATTATTCTCATCTCCATCACATTCTTCCGCAAGCCCCAGCAGCAGATCTCTTGAGAGTAATCAATCTACCCCCATGAGTGACCATCACCATTCATCCATCAGAGCTCAGCAGAGTAGACTGTCGGATAAACAGCATGGGACGGCCAGATATTCACCTAGTCCAAATTCTGCCGTATTGAGCTTGTTGCCAGGGCATGGTAAACATCTCTCTCCAGAGAACAGCTGTAATTATGTTGGCTCGGGTCTCAGGAATGTTTCTTTACCCGCAGACTCTCTAGGTTCTTCCTCTAGAAGTTTTGGAAGACATGAAATGGGTGAAGATGAAGAGACTAGAAGGAAGATTGAAGATGTTGTCCATCACTGTTCTCGTAGACTCTTTACAGACAGTGATAAAATTGGGAAGAATTTCTTCACATCAAATAACAATGATTCCATGTGTAATGATCCTGAACAGAGCAGTGTCTTGAATGGTGAAAATTTTGAGTCACTAATATCTGATGCTGTGATGGACACACCTAGAAATGGCAGTAGGTTACCTGATGTTTTCTTGGAGGATATTGAGCCATCCCATGAATTTCCTCGAATTCCATACTCATGTCCACTTCCCATCATAGATTCAGCTGCTAAAGAGATTGGCACCACTAGCACTGAAGCTAGAGATAATTTTGTTGGTACAGATGCAAAACTAAGTAAGAACGGTAACCGAAACCGATCTGCCATGAGTGGCGCTGAGAATCCTCCCCAATGTTCTGCAAAGTTCAGTGATAGGGTGCCTGATCGCCATCTAGGTTCTGGGATGAATCGAGTGAGCCGCAGCTCTAGCCTGAAGGAGACACCATGTGCTCGACAACCTGATGCAGTGCCCTCTGTTGATAAAATAGGAGACAGGTCATCATCCAACAGCAAAGGTAGGCGAAGCCCATTGAGGAGGATGTTAGATCCAATATTAAAGCCAAGACATTCTAGTCCAGTACGACCTTCATTTGTTCCGAAGTGTCATCTTCCAGTCAATACCACTAAACAGTCTCTGGACATGGGCAGATCAGTGCCACAGAATGTGCAGCGAAGGTCAGTTGATATGGTAGTCAATTCGAATTATCCAACTGAAGCAAACATAAACCAGCCTCCTCATGTGCTGTTAAACAGTGCAAGATACCTCCAGCAAGAAAAGGATTCACCAACGACAAGGCAAGCGCTTCTGCAGCTAGCATGGAAGAATGGCTTGCCTTTATTCATGCTGTCGTATGGTGAGTCTGATATCCTGGCAGCCACTGTGAGAAAGAAGAGCATCTCTGAGAAGGATGATCTGGAAAGCACATATGCTGTATTCACTGTTGAAGAACCTAAGAAAAAAAGTGGAGCTTGGATCAAGGCAGGGGGTAAGAACAAGAAACATCACCTGTTATCCAGCATAGTTGGAGAATTAAAGGTCACACGCCGAAAATCAAGATGCCACCACACAAAGAATATTCATGTACACAGGGAGTTTGTGTTGGTTGGTTCCGAATTTCTACCATCATCTGAAGAATCAGGCGATTCACACATCAGCGGAGAGCTTGCAGCTTTTATCAGCGCACTTCCTCAGCAAGAAGCAGAAACTTCAAGTCAATCATCTTCACAGAATGTGGGACAAAATAATTCGGCGCCGATTGGCTGCGGTTGCCCCCCATTGGGAAACTTCCAGCCTTGTACCAGGAATGCTAATTCTGGTTCAGCCAATGTTATTGCCGTACTACCTGATGGCTTCCATGGCACATCGACATCTGGGCAGCCATTGCCTTTGATCGAGAGGTGGAAATCAGGAGGAACTTGTGACTGTGGTGGATGGGATGAAGGTTGCATCCTGAGTGTCCTCACTGGTGCGGCCCCAGAAAATGATGCCATTCAGGCTAACCAGGCAATGGATGGCAGCCAGCGATTTGAGCTTCTAGCTCAG GGTCGATCGCGAGAAGACAGGAATGCCTTCAGTATGATTTCCTTCAAAGAGGGGCTGTATACAGTGGAATTCAGATCATCCATTGCTTTACTTCAAGCTTTTGCAATGTGTATAGTGATGCTTCATGGGAGGTTCCCTAGCAGGATGCAAGTTGCTTCGCAAGCAGCGCAAGAGCATGATCTCCTTGCCAATCATGAGCTCAAGACCATGGCAGCCAGTCAAGGTAGAGCTCCGACCAGCTATGTGCCCCATCGGCCACCTCTTTCTCCTGTAGGCCGAGCCTAG
- the LOC117836730 gene encoding uncharacterized protein: MRKLCPNLERDDALDTVLEVPIPEEMFSGGGGGGSRGSRFGCTNAFVKAWTRSHAADRSGAGEPCSMSRGELQLMLGVIGAPLIPLPVHHAKQSPSSVLCEQLKADPIESSSAKYIVQQYIAASGGEWALNKVTSMYAMGKVRMTAAELNSSDGDAHGGGGGGGSGGTGHGHRGGKKGGKGCGGEVGGFVLWQKKPELWCLELVVSGCKISAGSDGKVAWRQTPWHQSHASRGPPRPLRRSLQGLDPQLTASLFADSVCIGERSVDGEDCFVLKVEAEASSLRARNSSSVEIIRHTVWGYFSQRTGLLVQLEDSHLLQIRSSGGTGGSVFWETTMESRLGDYRAVDGVNIAHSGRTAVSLVRFGDCQDGNTRTRMEEAWDIEEVDFNIWGLSMDCFLPPSDLREGKETQDVAVVKADARPPPIRIPAVTVRVGPSQVAAVNMDDSDSLIARS; this comes from the exons ATGAGGAAGCTCTGCCCGAACCTGGAGCGCGATGACGCGCTGGACACGGTGCTGGAGGTGCCCATCCCGGAGGAGAtgttctccggcggcggcggcggcggctcccggGGCTCCAGGTTCGGCTGCACCAACGCCTTCGTCAAGGCGTGGACGCGGTCGCACGCCGCCGACCGGTCCGGCGCGGGGGAGCCCTGCTCCATGAGCCGCGGGGAGCTGCAGCTCATGCTCGGCGTCATCGGCGCGCCGCTCATCCCGCTGCCCGTCCACCACGCCAAGCAGTCGCCGTCCTCCGTCCTCTGCGAGCAGCTCAAGGCCGATCCCATT GAGTCGTCGTCGGCGAAGTACATCGTGCAGCAGTACATCGCGGCGTCGGGCGGGGAATGGGCGCTGAACAAGGTGACCAGCATGTACGCGATGGGCAAGGTGCGGATGACCGCCGCGGAGCTCAACAGCAGCGACGGAGacgcccacggcggcggcggtggaggcggaagCGGAGGCACCGGCCACGGGCACCGCGGCGGGAAGAAGGGCGGCAagggctgcggcggcgaggtcggcgggtTCGTGCTGTGGCAGAAGAAGCCGGAGCTGTGGTGCCTGGAGCTCGTCGTGTCCGGCTGCAAGATCAGCGCCGGCAGCGACGGCAAGGTCGCGTGGCGCCAGACGCCGTGGCACCAGTCGCACGCCTCCCGCGgccccccgcgcccgctccgccgGTCGCTCCAG GGCCTCGACCCGCAGCTGACGGCGAGCCTGTTCGCGGACTCGGTGTGCATCGGCGAACGGAGCGTCGACGGCGAGGACTGCTTCGTGCTcaaggtggaggcggaggcgtcgAGCCTGCGGGCGCGCAACAGCAGCAGCGTCGAGATCATCCGGCACACCGTGTGGGGCTACTTCAGCCAGCGCACGGGCCTGCTGGTGCAGCTCGAGGACTCGCACCTGCTGCAGATCAGGTccagcggcggcaccggcgggagcgTCTTCTGGGAGACCACCATGGAGTCCCGCCTCGGGGACTACCGCGCCGTCGACGGCGTCAACATCGCCCACTCCGGCCGCACCGCCGTCTCGCTCGTCAGGTTCGGGGACTGCCAGGACGGCAACACCAGGACGCGCATGGAGGAGGCGTGGGACATCGAGGAGGTGGACTTCAACATCTGGGGCCTGTCCATGGACTGCTTCCTGCCGCCCAGCGACCTCAGGGAGGGCAAGGAGACCCAGGACGTGGCCGTCGTCAAGGCTGacgcacggccgccgccgatAAGGATACCGGCGGTGACCGTGCGCGTTGGACCGTCGCAGGTGGCCGCCGTGAACATGGACGACTCAGACTCGCTCATCGCGCGGTCATGA